Proteins encoded by one window of Microcebus murinus isolate Inina chromosome 2, M.murinus_Inina_mat1.0, whole genome shotgun sequence:
- the TMEM234 gene encoding transmembrane protein 234: protein MAASLGQVLALVLVAALWGGTQPLLKRASAGLQRVHEPTWAQQLLQEMKTLFLNTEYLMPFLLNQCGSLLYYLTLASTDLTLAVPICNSLAIVFTLIVGKVLGEDIGGKRAVAGMVLTVIGITLCITSSVSKTQGQPSTL, encoded by the exons ATGGCGGCGTCTCTTG GACAGGTGCTGGCTCTGGTGCTGGTGGCCGCTCTGTGGGGTGGCACGCAGCCTCTGCTGAAGCGGGCCTCCGCCGGCCTGCAGCGAGTTCATGAGCCAACCTGGGCCCAGCAGTTGCTGCAGGAGATGAAGACCCTCTTCTTGAATACTGAG TACCTGATGCCCTTTCTCCTCAACCAGTGTGGCTCCCTTCTCTACTACCTCACCTTGGCATCAACAG ATCTGACCTTAGCTGTACCCATCTGTAACTCTCTGGCCATTGTCTTCACGCTGATTGTTGGGAAGGTCCTTGGAGAAGATATTGGTGGAAAAC GAGCAGTCGCTGGCATGGTGCTCACCGTGATAGGAATTACACTCTGCATCACAAGCTCAGTGAGCAAGACCCAGGGGCAACCGTCTACTCTTTGA
- the EIF3I gene encoding eukaryotic translation initiation factor 3 subunit I — translation MKPILLQGHERSITQIKYNREGDLLFTVAKDPIVNVWYSVNGERLGTYMGHTGAVWCVDADWDTKHVLTGSADNSCRLWDCETGKQLALLKTNSAVRTCGFDFGGNIIMFSTDKQMGYQCFVSFFDLRDPSQIDSNEPYMKIPCNDSKITSAVWGPLGECIIAGHENGELNQYSAKSGEVLVNVKEHSRQINDIQLSRDMTMFVTASKDNTAKLFDSTTLEHQKTFRTERPVNSAALSPNYDHVVLGGGQEAMDVTTTSTRIGKFEARFFHLAFEEEFGRVKGHFGPINSVAFHPDGKSYSSGGEDGYVRIHYFDPQYFEFEFEA, via the exons ATG AAGCCGATCCTGCTGCAGGGCCATGAGCGGTCCATTACGCAGATTAAGTATAACCGCGAGGGAGACCTCCTCTTCACCGTGGCCAAGGACCCT ATCGTCAATGTGTGGTACTCTGTGAACGGTGAGAGGCTGGGCACCTACATGGGCCATACTGGAGCTGTGTGGTGTGTGGACGCTGACT GGGACACCAAGCATGTCCTCACTGGCTCAGCCGACAACAGCTGTCGTCTCTGGGACTGTGAAACTG GGAAGCAGCTGGCCCTACTCAAGACCAATTCAGCTGTCCGGACCTGTGGTTTTGACTTTGGGGGCAACATCATCATGTTCTCCACGGACAAGCAGATGGGCTACCAGTGCTTTGTGAGCTTCTTTGACCTGCGGGATCCGAGCCAGATTG ACAGCAATGAGCCCTACATGAAGATCCCTTGCAATGACTCCAAGATCACCAGTGCCGTTTGGGGACCCCTGGGGGAATGCATCATTGCCGGCCATGAGAATGGAGAGCTCAACCAGTATAGTGCCAAG tcTGGAGAGGTATTGGTGAATGTTAAGGAACACTCCCGGCAGATCAATGACATCCAGTTATCCAGGGACATGACAATGTTTGTTACGGCATCCAAGGACAACACAGCCAAG CTCTTTGACTCGACAACCCTTGAACATCAGAAGACTTTCCGGACAGAACGTCCTGTCAACTCAGCTGCCCTTTCTCCCAACTATGACCAC gTGGTGCTGGGTGGCGGTCAGGAAGCCATGGATGTAACCACAACCTCCACCAGGATTGGCAAGTTTGAGGCCAG GTTCTTCCACTTGGCCTTTGAGGAAGAGTTTGGAAGAGTCAAGGGTCACTTTGGCCCTATCAACAGTGTGGCCTTCCATCCTGATGGCAAGAG CTACAGCAGCGGAGGAGAAGATGGTTACGTTCGCATCCACTACTTTGACCCACAGTATTTCGAGTTTGAGTTTGAGGCTTAA